The Rosa chinensis cultivar Old Blush chromosome 7, RchiOBHm-V2, whole genome shotgun sequence DNA segment CCGAAATTTCCAATAAACTACATTATCATAAAAACAATCTTATGTGAAACAGACTAAAGTGATCTTGAAAAAAAGTAGTATTTCAAGCTCTTCTAACATAAGTTTTATTACCCATCAACTTTATGTGGACTACATCAGCATTCTTCTCCATATGTCTGATAGGGAACTGAAACTGAGGATCCGCTCTGTTTGCCCTGCTCCATGCTGCTTTGTTGGATCTTCCAAAGCAGGTGCCGTCGATATGGCTAGTGAATTTAACAGTCTGGGAAACTCCTTTAAAGGTTGGGCATCATGCAAGACCGTGAAAACTATATACCAATGGTACGTAGCGTAATAATAAGAATACCCTTTTTAGAATAAGTTCTTTTGAAAACAAAGGAATATCATCCAATTTTGGGCAGGATTAAGATGTGTGATTGAGGATCTTTTTCTCTTAAAATACTTATGAGTCTGCTTCAAGTCTTTGCTGTAGTTTTAGCGTGTGTGGTAATTAGTGTTCtctttgaaattttttgaatGCCTAGTCGAGTACTTAACAGGCGAAAAGTATGTCTTGGATCACTTGAGAAGTACTGATACTCATAAGTAACCACTGACCAGCTAGGCTATTTAACTTTAACCACACAGCAATTTTCTCTGTTCTGAATGTGGACTTTGGCACTTTGTTTTGTCCGAGTCAGGGGACAATTTTGCATATCCATGCCTAGCAGATTAGATGTCAAGAAAGTATATTATACTGTTTTCTCAACGATGTATCCATTAATCCATTCTATTTGGTTGATGATGACTCAACATGATGAATGATAGTTGATTAATTACCTTTCAATTTCCTGCATAATATAGATTTTCATTGTCTATAACTAAAAGTTGATAATGAAGCTTCAGGTAGATGGGAAACATTCAACATTGTTCTCCCTCAAAAGGGCAGTGGCAGCaaagacagttcaacaacagCAAGGATTTATTTCAATCAGCAGAATTACAAGCAAAGAAGCTTACATAGAATTACAAGGAAAGAAGCTTACACAAAATTACAAGGAAACTAGCTTAGAATTCATCATAGTTTGCACTTCACCTGTTAAAAATGGTATCAACTTGATCGAGTCTGCCCTGATGAACAACAGTTTGAAACCATCTTGGCATCCCTTCAAATTCCAGTTCTATAAATTTTCCATTAGTTGGGTCATAAAGAACTAGAGCCCTACTTTTGTACTCCAACAAGATATGGCCACTCTCCGAAACGTTCAAAACCCGAATAACCACATCTCTTGCTTTGTCTGCTATACGGGATATCGTCCAGGGTCGGTAGTTGCCAACCTCGTCATCAAGCTTTTGTTCCAGTGTCTGCGGAATGTGCCTTCCTATGCTCCATTGTCTGACCCATGATTCTCTCACACCATACTCCTTCATAACCCATATATCTAACTGCCAAATTATGGACAAACCAACTGCAGCAAGACAACCTCCTACAACCAGAGGATGAATACACCTCCTGCTTCCAAACTCAGGCGTTGGAACCTCTCTGAATTGCTCATCATATAGGTCAAACGAGACGAGCTGGCCACCAGATCGCAGTCTGCGTGAGGTCCAAGTGGCCCAATGAAGTCTTCCATTGACCAATGTCTCTGCTGGTGACGCATCCAAGTAGTGAGATGCACTGCCTATACTTCTCCAGATAGGTCTTCCTGTTGTGAAAATCTGAACGTCGGATAGTCGGGGAAATTTACTGTAGTAAGTCCGGCAATCTCTATAACCATAGTACTCTCCATGACCATTGTAATAAGTTATCTTCACTACCTTGTATACTTCAGTCAAGGGACTATACCCAAATCCAAATACCACATGTCTATGTCGATTAGGATACTGGGTGGTCCTAGGCAGCTGTATATAATCCTTAGTGAATGGATTATATATGTACAGTGCAACATTGTTCACTGCATCAGCTAAGCAgagcaaaccatcaaatgagccTACCACATCAAACTCAGGCATTAAAGCACAGAATGGTttgttaattttcttttctgctATCTTCTTGCCATCATGGTTAGAAGGGTAATCGACAAAGTAAAGCTCAtttttaatgggatgatcaCAGTGCAGGATGAGGCCTAGGCTTGCAACTATGTTAGAGCTATACCGCCTAGGCGCCTATGCAAAGTATCAAGGTGACTACGTGCTAGTACACGCCATGAGCGGCATACATACCCGAATTGCACCGCAGAGGAAAGAGGAAGCCTGGAAAGTATGTCGATGATGATTTCAGTTGGGAGACTTTCCAGCCAAGTTACTGATTGCTCTTCTCCTTGGTTTCTCCTCCTCCTAGAATCTGAGTCCATGTCAGAGGGTTAGCTTTTGAGGGAGAAGATAACAGAGTAAAAGGAGAAGTAGACGATTATTACAGTACGCAAAgatgattttcatttcaaatgaaTTAGGtgagatgaagaaaataatCAATTTTTGAAAGTACAGAACAGATAAAGATATTCATTTACTGCAGAAATTGCAGACATTTATAAAGTACAATATTTTTTGTTCTGGTTAGGTATGCATTACTCCTCGAAACTTCAAGTTACGGTTACGTTATGGTTAAATAATTCATCATGCTTACTACTTTCTAAACTAGAGCTCATACAGCAACACAACCCATTGAGACATGGGTTTATGCATCAATCACGGTACCTGTGCTCGTCTTTATTCTGTTAATTGCTTCAAGTGATTGAACTTCTGGTTATGTATTAAACAATTAACCCATGAAGATATATTACAGACATAGAGATAGTTTTCATTTTAAATGAATTAGGTGAGATGAAAAAGGTACTCAATTTTTGAAAGTACAGCGCAGATAAGATTATTACAGCATAGAGAACGATATTCATTTAGTGCAGCAATTGCAGACATTTTGAAAGTACTTTTTTGTCCATATATTTTAGTTAAATTGCAACTTCGGTCATTTT contains these protein-coding regions:
- the LOC112177762 gene encoding F-box protein At3g07870; protein product: MPEFDVVGSFDGLLCLADAVNNVALYIYNPFTKDYIQLPRTTQYPNRHRHVVFGFGYSPLTEVYKVVKITYYNGHGEYYGYRDCRTYYSKFPRLSDVQIFTTGRPIWRSIGSASHYLDASPAETLVNGRLHWATWTSRRLRSGGQLVSFDLYDEQFREVPTPEFGSRRCIHPLVVGGCLAAVGLSIIWQLDIWVMKEYGVRESWVRQWSIGRHIPQTLEQKLDDEVGNYRPWTISRIADKARDVVIRVLNVSESGHILLEYKSRALVLYDPTNGKFIELEFEGMPRWFQTVVHQGRLDQVDTIFNR